The DNA sequence ATTGGAATATCGGGATTCTATATCCAGTATATGATGCTGCAAATTTTTAGCATGTACAGGATTATCAAGGGTTCCTAGTATATGTACATTTTTATATTCAATATCCTCGAGTTTATATCCAATTAAAGGACCTAATGAATCTCCGGTGGATCTATCAGTACCTATGCATAAAATTATGATATCCTCATATCCGATAAATAGTTTATTAAAATAATGTTCAAAAGCACGACAGAACTTTGTTTTAGGGTTAGGATCTTGTATATTTACAGATATTTGGTTTTTTATCATTTCGCTCCTCCATTATTTTACTTTCGGCACCAACCTGCTTTTCCTATCATATGTTTTCCTTGTCAGTTTTCCCTTAATATATATGTTTAATTCATCAACTGCACCCTTGAAACTTTTTCTAATAATAGGTATGATGCCTTTAATTCTAATACTGGATATCTACGTCCATGATAAAACTGATATTATATAGTATTCATTTTTATTGAGTTTAATTCATACATTTTAAAAGACTATCAATATAGTTAACTGACTAAAATGATAAAATCTAATTTTACGAAAGGTTATCAGGCATTAAAATTTAAATGTTTTTAAATAGGAGTTTGAATTATGGAAAACAAAGGTGTTTTAAAGGTATCTAGTTTGATAATAGGTTCTATAGTAGGAGCCGGCTTTATCACCGGAAAAGAAGTTATTGAATTTTTCTCTTTGTACGGAAAGTATGGCTTATATGGGGCTGCATTCATCTGCTTTCTTTTCTTTTTGCTGATATCTTCTATCCTAATCTATTCAAAAAAGAATAATATTGATAACTTCCCTGACTTTATTTCATCAATCACTAGTAAAAAAGAAAGAGTGCTTATAGATGTGGTTATATATTCCTTTTGTTTTGCTGTATATTGTGTAATGCTGTCGGCAAGTGGCGC is a window from the Clostridia bacterium genome containing:
- the yyaC gene encoding spore protease YyaC, which codes for MIKNQISVNIQDPNPKTKFCRAFEHYFNKLFIGYEDIIILCIGTDRSTGDSLGPLIGYKLEDIEYKNVHILGTLDNPVHAKNLQHHILDIESRYSNPFVISIDACLGKGNRVGYIAVGEGPIRPGAGVNKKLPPVGNMHIIGIVNIGGFMEYIILQNTRLNLVMRMADIITHGIEYNLWKIIRTENLL